A stretch of Bacillus pseudomycoides DNA encodes these proteins:
- a CDS encoding glycosyltransferase yields the protein MEFLSGKVVTVLLALFFIITVYVNINTVYYVILSLFGFGKAKRDYELIEDKTRFLILVAAHNEEKVIGSTIDNLRKIKYRDDLYDIYIVNDNSTDRTGAICEEKGMKYVNTSEQLFPREGVGKPAGLQYALRYLGFEELSKKYDCLMILDADNHVDSNVLQELNSQYIAKDRPEAIQIYLDSKNSATNLSLGYAMSYYLTNRFFQLAKYRVGLPNAIGGTGFIVKMEYLMKHGGFRFDSLTEDLELEMEIVKDNGRVLWNHFVRVYDEKPDNFKISIKQRTRWSQGHWYVAFTNFKPMVKKLFTEKGKLKIIDQLFYLFGMTRAVQMTITLIGLLISLGYVVATQSYQDVPDIGKRLVALILGASILSLILFVYQFVVCMYYAVKVDTNRKYKLIQMSFSIFYYAYTFIYAQIVGLIKWKQQHTWVKTEHNKTSINHKKDK from the coding sequence ATGGAATTTTTGAGTGGAAAAGTGGTCACCGTTTTATTGGCTTTATTTTTTATAATTACAGTATACGTTAACATTAATACTGTATACTATGTGATTTTATCACTTTTCGGATTTGGTAAAGCAAAACGGGACTATGAATTAATAGAAGATAAGACAAGGTTTTTAATTTTAGTTGCAGCCCATAATGAAGAGAAGGTAATTGGCTCGACCATCGATAATTTGAGAAAAATTAAATATCGAGATGATTTATACGACATTTATATTGTGAATGATAATAGTACCGACAGAACTGGGGCTATTTGTGAAGAAAAGGGAATGAAATATGTAAATACAAGTGAACAACTATTTCCACGTGAGGGAGTTGGTAAACCAGCAGGATTGCAATATGCATTACGTTATTTAGGGTTTGAAGAGTTAAGTAAAAAATATGACTGTTTAATGATTCTAGATGCCGATAATCACGTTGATTCTAATGTTTTACAAGAATTAAATTCTCAGTACATTGCTAAGGACAGACCCGAAGCAATTCAAATTTATTTGGACTCAAAAAACTCAGCGACTAACTTATCATTGGGTTATGCTATGAGTTATTATTTAACAAACCGTTTCTTCCAATTGGCAAAATATCGTGTAGGTTTACCGAATGCTATTGGTGGAACTGGATTCATTGTTAAAATGGAATATTTAATGAAACACGGTGGTTTTCGATTTGATTCTTTAACAGAGGATCTAGAGTTAGAAATGGAAATTGTTAAAGATAATGGAAGAGTATTGTGGAATCACTTTGTCCGCGTATACGATGAAAAACCAGATAACTTTAAAATTAGCATTAAGCAACGTACACGTTGGTCCCAGGGGCATTGGTATGTAGCATTTACTAATTTTAAGCCGATGGTGAAAAAATTGTTTACTGAAAAAGGTAAGTTGAAAATTATTGACCAGTTGTTTTATTTATTTGGTATGACACGTGCAGTTCAAATGACTATAACTTTAATAGGTCTTTTAATTTCTCTTGGTTATGTAGTTGCGACTCAATCATATCAAGATGTCCCTGATATTGGGAAACGTTTAGTGGCGCTGATTTTGGGAGCGAGTATTCTTTCGTTAATACTATTTGTTTATCAATTTGTTGTTTGTATGTATTATGCGGTCAAGGTAGATACAAATCGAAAATATAAGTTAATTCAGATGAGTTTCTCGATTTTCTATTATGCATATACGTTTATCTATGCTCAAATTGTTGGGTTAATTAAATGGAAACAGCAACATACATGGGTGAAAACGGAGCATAACAAAACATCAATAAACCATAAAAAAGACAAATAA
- a CDS encoding sigma 54-interacting transcriptional regulator, with amino-acid sequence MKQKVLIIGAGEGGSTILGLLQNSNIFKVIGVIDINPKAKGLQFAKEQGISVGEDLDLFLTVGVDVIFDMTGDYHLHKVLLAKKQENTLLIPGDIAKIVTRLAHEKEDLIEKLKEQTQRGDLILNSTHDGMIVIDSEGYVKLFNKSAERIMGYKAKEAVGKYILEVIPTSKLLRIIRTKQIEINHELTLGNEKKIITTRIPILKEDGEVQGAFAIFKDITEVVDLAEEVTDLKEIQTLLEAIIHSSEEAISVVDEKGRGLVINPAYTKLTGLTEEDIIGKPATTDIVEGESMHMKVLRTRRAVRGIHMKIGQKKRDVIVNVAPVIVDGILKGSVGVIRDVSEIQKLTHELNRARQIIRTLEAKYSFEDIVGTSDETMAAIEQAKLGANTPATVLLRGESGTGKELFAHAIHNGSNRKYNKFVRVNCAAISETLLESELFGYEEGAFSGAKRGGKRGFFEEANNGSIFLDEIGELSANTQAKLLRVLQEKEIVKVGGTKAIPINVRVIAATHVNLEKAILEGEFREDLYYRLNKIPIQIPSLRQRKVDISAISERLIQKINQDYGRNVEGLTESAIEYLRSYDWPGNVRELENILGRAIIFMNYNEMYIDVHHLPSLHKEDQVELKGSNLLPKLEEKSLEHLVTEFEGNIIHEYLEKFDGNKTKTAKALGISVRNLYYKLEKYDHAKNSMQ; translated from the coding sequence GTGAAACAAAAAGTGCTAATCATTGGAGCGGGTGAAGGTGGAAGTACAATTCTTGGTTTGCTTCAAAATTCTAATATATTTAAAGTTATTGGTGTTATCGATATAAATCCGAAGGCAAAAGGATTACAGTTTGCAAAAGAGCAAGGTATTTCGGTTGGAGAAGATTTAGACTTGTTTCTTACAGTCGGTGTGGATGTGATTTTTGATATGACTGGTGATTATCATTTACATAAGGTCCTTTTAGCAAAAAAACAAGAAAATACACTTCTTATACCAGGGGATATTGCGAAAATCGTTACGAGGTTGGCGCATGAAAAAGAAGATTTAATCGAAAAATTGAAAGAACAAACGCAGCGAGGGGATTTGATTTTAAATTCTACTCATGACGGAATGATCGTCATTGATTCAGAAGGTTATGTGAAATTATTTAATAAAAGTGCAGAACGTATAATGGGTTATAAAGCGAAAGAAGCGGTAGGTAAATACATTTTAGAAGTAATTCCGACAAGTAAATTACTTCGTATTATACGAACGAAACAAATAGAAATAAATCATGAATTGACGCTAGGAAATGAGAAAAAGATTATTACAACACGTATTCCTATTTTAAAAGAAGATGGAGAGGTGCAAGGGGCTTTTGCGATCTTTAAAGATATTACTGAAGTTGTAGATTTAGCAGAAGAAGTTACGGATTTAAAAGAAATTCAAACCTTATTGGAAGCGATTATTCATTCATCTGAGGAAGCGATTTCTGTTGTGGATGAGAAAGGAAGAGGTCTTGTTATAAATCCTGCTTATACGAAATTAACAGGCCTTACAGAGGAGGACATAATTGGAAAACCTGCAACGACTGATATTGTAGAGGGGGAGAGCATGCATATGAAAGTACTTCGGACGCGTAGGGCGGTACGAGGGATTCATATGAAAATTGGTCAGAAAAAACGTGATGTAATTGTAAATGTTGCACCGGTTATTGTTGATGGTATATTGAAGGGCAGCGTTGGTGTTATTCGTGATGTATCCGAAATTCAAAAGTTAACTCATGAATTAAACCGGGCAAGGCAAATTATTCGGACGCTAGAAGCGAAATATTCTTTCGAGGATATTGTAGGAACGTCCGATGAGACAATGGCGGCAATTGAACAAGCGAAGCTCGGAGCGAATACACCAGCAACTGTATTACTGCGCGGGGAATCAGGGACTGGGAAGGAGCTATTCGCGCATGCAATCCACAATGGGAGTAATCGAAAATATAATAAGTTTGTCCGTGTGAACTGTGCAGCTATTTCAGAAACGTTATTAGAAAGTGAATTGTTTGGTTATGAAGAAGGTGCGTTTTCTGGTGCGAAAAGAGGCGGTAAACGTGGTTTCTTTGAAGAAGCGAACAATGGGAGTATTTTTTTAGATGAGATTGGAGAACTTTCTGCGAATACACAAGCGAAATTATTACGCGTTTTGCAGGAAAAAGAAATTGTGAAAGTAGGAGGAACGAAAGCGATTCCTATTAATGTTCGGGTAATTGCAGCGACGCATGTGAATTTAGAAAAAGCAATTTTGGAAGGTGAATTCAGGGAAGATTTATATTATCGCCTAAATAAAATTCCAATTCAAATTCCATCTCTTCGTCAGCGAAAGGTAGATATTTCAGCTATATCGGAACGATTGATTCAAAAAATTAATCAAGATTATGGCCGGAATGTCGAAGGTTTAACAGAATCCGCTATTGAATATTTGCGATCGTATGATTGGCCGGGAAATGTCAGGGAACTCGAGAATATTTTGGGACGGGCAATTATTTTTATGAATTATAATGAGATGTATATTGATGTGCATCATTTACCTTCTCTGCATAAGGAAGATCAAGTGGAGTTAAAAGGAAGTAATTTACTGCCTAAGTTAGAAGAGAAGTCACTTGAACATCTAGTTACGGAGTTTGAGGGGAACATTATACATGAATATTTAGAGAAATTTGATGGGAATAAAACGAAGACGGCAAAAGCATTGGGAATCTCAGTTCGAAATTTATATTACAAGTTAGAAAAGTATGACCATGCAAAAAATAGCATGCAATAA
- a CDS encoding glycerophosphodiester phosphodiesterase, giving the protein MTLVFAHRGAAGTYPENTMISFEAAESFRADGIELDVQFTKDKKIVVIHDETVNRTTNGKGAVRKYVYEDLRKLDASHKFSEKVGFCRIPLLEEVLEWLQSNSLLLNIELKNNKISYRGLEEEVITLVRKFALEDRIILSSFNHYSMKMCHMMAPDIQTAILYREGLHSPWAYAQKMGATAIHPNYRYLPDAIAELTMECGVDVRPYTINDETVMRKYFDMNISAIITDYPETARVLLQVDK; this is encoded by the coding sequence ATGACTCTTGTATTTGCTCACAGAGGTGCAGCGGGGACGTATCCAGAAAATACAATGATTTCGTTTGAAGCTGCGGAATCATTTCGAGCAGATGGTATTGAATTGGATGTACAGTTTACAAAAGACAAAAAAATCGTTGTTATCCATGATGAAACGGTCAATCGTACAACGAATGGAAAGGGAGCGGTTCGTAAGTACGTATACGAAGACTTACGCAAATTAGATGCTAGCCACAAGTTTTCGGAAAAGGTAGGGTTTTGCCGGATTCCTTTATTAGAAGAAGTGCTAGAATGGCTACAATCTAATTCATTGTTGCTTAACATTGAATTGAAAAATAATAAAATTTCATATCGTGGTTTAGAAGAAGAGGTTATAACACTTGTACGAAAGTTTGCCTTAGAAGATCGAATTATTTTGTCCTCTTTTAATCATTACAGTATGAAGATGTGTCATATGATGGCCCCGGATATTCAAACGGCTATTTTATATCGAGAAGGTTTGCATAGTCCGTGGGCGTATGCGCAAAAAATGGGTGCTACTGCTATTCATCCGAATTATCGTTACCTTCCTGATGCGATTGCTGAATTAACAATGGAATGTGGAGTCGATGTTCGTCCGTATACGATAAATGATGAGACCGTCATGCGTAAATATTTTGATATGAATATATCAGCAATCATTACTGATTATCCAGAGACTGCTAGAGTACTATTGCAAGTGGACAAATGA
- the yqiS gene encoding phosphate butyryltransferase has translation MKLKHLIDQAAGQPKKTVAVAVAEDHEVIEAVAKAIQLQLAQFRLYGNQEKIMGMLQEHDLQVSEHVQVISASSNAEAAELSVKAVRNGEADVLMKGNIPTASILKAVLNKEWGLRKGSVLSHVAAFEVPNYDRFIFVTDAAMNIAPDVQQKAAIIQNTVEVARAIGIELPKVAPIAAVEVINPAMQATIDAAMLTQMNRRGQIKDCIVDGPLALDNAVSQIAAEHKGIVGDVAGKADILLVPTIEAGNVLYKSLVYFANANVGAMIAGAKAPIVLTSRADSAETKVYSLALAVATASK, from the coding sequence ATGAAGTTAAAACACCTAATTGATCAAGCAGCAGGCCAGCCTAAAAAAACTGTGGCTGTAGCAGTAGCTGAAGATCATGAAGTAATTGAAGCTGTAGCCAAAGCAATTCAATTACAGTTAGCTCAATTTCGTCTATATGGAAATCAAGAAAAAATTATGGGTATGCTACAAGAGCATGACTTACAAGTTTCAGAACATGTTCAAGTGATTTCAGCATCATCAAATGCTGAGGCAGCGGAACTTTCTGTGAAAGCTGTAAGGAATGGTGAAGCAGATGTACTTATGAAGGGGAATATCCCAACGGCAAGTATTTTAAAGGCAGTATTAAATAAAGAGTGGGGGCTTCGAAAAGGTAGTGTGTTATCACATGTTGCAGCGTTTGAAGTTCCAAATTATGATCGCTTTATTTTTGTTACAGATGCAGCGATGAATATTGCACCTGATGTACAGCAAAAAGCTGCTATTATACAAAATACTGTTGAAGTTGCCCGGGCAATAGGAATCGAATTGCCGAAAGTTGCTCCAATCGCAGCGGTGGAAGTTATTAATCCAGCGATGCAGGCGACAATCGATGCAGCGATGTTAACGCAAATGAATCGTCGTGGGCAAATTAAAGATTGTATCGTCGATGGACCGCTTGCTTTAGATAATGCTGTATCACAAATTGCAGCAGAGCATAAAGGCATAGTAGGTGATGTAGCAGGTAAGGCAGACATTTTACTCGTCCCAACGATTGAAGCTGGAAACGTGCTATATAAATCGCTTGTCTATTTTGCAAATGCAAATGTAGGAGCGATGATTGCTGGCGCAAAAGCACCGATTGTTTTAACATCTCGTGCTGATTCAGCAGAAACAAAAGTATATTCATTAGCTTTAGCAGTTGCGACTGCTTCTAAATAA
- a CDS encoding DUF2627 domain-containing protein: protein MQRYFALLLALIPILLAVLGIKLMRDTVFGILLSPIPVLWLQFFIGVFCFAIGFYLFGGFVLYRDRKRNKVQARFRR, encoded by the coding sequence ATGCAGCGTTACTTTGCTCTTCTCTTAGCACTTATCCCCATTTTATTAGCAGTGCTAGGTATAAAATTAATGAGAGATACTGTATTCGGTATCCTTTTATCTCCCATTCCTGTATTATGGTTACAATTTTTTATCGGGGTATTCTGCTTTGCAATCGGTTTTTATCTCTTCGGTGGCTTCGTATTATACCGCGATCGTAAGCGAAATAAAGTACAAGCTCGTTTTCGAAGATAA
- the buk gene encoding butyrate kinase yields MSLNRILVINPGSTSTKIGVFDNERPVLEETIRHDVDKIGEYKRIIDQYEFRKETILEVLHSHGINISKLNAVCGRGGLLRPIEGGTYTVNANMLEDLKNGYSGHHASNLGGILAYEIASGLNIPAFIVDPVVVDEMEPIARISGISGMERKSIFHALNQKAVARKVAEELGRKYEDLNLLIAHMGGGITVGAHKQGKVIDVNNGLNGEGPFSPERAGTVPVGQLIEMCFSGDYYRDEMMKKIVGQGGLVSLIGTNDAIKVENMVEKGDPEATLIYKAMAYQVAKEIGGASAVLHGKIDAIVLTGGLAYSKILVDEIKERVHWIADVIVHPGEDELQALAEGALRVLREEEAPKEYVVREKETVARG; encoded by the coding sequence TTGTCCTTAAATCGAATCCTTGTTATTAATCCAGGTAGTACGTCCACGAAAATAGGTGTTTTTGATAATGAAAGACCTGTTTTAGAAGAAACCATCCGTCATGATGTGGATAAAATTGGGGAATATAAACGAATTATTGATCAATATGAGTTTCGAAAAGAAACCATTTTAGAGGTTCTACATTCTCACGGTATTAATATTTCAAAATTAAATGCTGTTTGCGGACGCGGAGGATTACTTCGTCCGATTGAAGGCGGTACGTATACAGTGAATGCAAATATGTTAGAAGATTTGAAAAATGGATATAGTGGCCATCACGCTTCAAACCTTGGCGGTATTTTGGCGTATGAAATTGCTTCTGGGTTAAATATTCCAGCTTTCATTGTTGATCCAGTTGTTGTTGATGAAATGGAGCCGATCGCTCGCATTAGCGGAATTTCTGGCATGGAGAGAAAAAGTATTTTTCATGCGTTAAACCAAAAAGCAGTGGCGCGTAAAGTTGCAGAAGAACTTGGCCGTAAATACGAAGATTTAAACCTATTAATTGCACACATGGGTGGTGGAATTACAGTTGGCGCTCATAAGCAAGGGAAAGTTATTGACGTAAACAATGGTTTAAATGGAGAAGGCCCATTTAGTCCAGAGCGTGCTGGAACAGTGCCGGTTGGTCAGTTAATAGAAATGTGTTTCTCTGGTGACTATTACCGTGATGAAATGATGAAAAAGATTGTTGGGCAAGGCGGATTAGTGAGCCTTATCGGTACAAACGATGCAATTAAAGTTGAAAACATGGTCGAAAAAGGTGACCCTGAGGCAACTCTTATTTATAAAGCAATGGCGTATCAAGTTGCGAAAGAAATTGGCGGAGCTAGCGCTGTTCTTCATGGGAAAATCGATGCAATCGTTTTAACTGGGGGACTTGCATATAGCAAAATTCTCGTTGATGAGATCAAAGAACGTGTTCATTGGATTGCAGATGTGATCGTACATCCTGGAGAAGATGAATTGCAAGCATTAGCAGAAGGAGCTCTTCGTGTATTGCGTGAAGAAGAAGCTCCAAAAGAGTATGTTGTACGGGAAAAAGAAACGGTAGCTAGGGGTTGA
- the spo0A gene encoding sporulation transcription factor Spo0A: MEKIKVCLVDDNKELVSMLESYVAAQDDMEVIGIAYNGQECLNLLKEKQPDVLVLDIIMPHLDGLAVLEKMRHIERLKQPNVIMLTAFGQEDVTKKAVDLGASYFILKPFDMENLTGHIRQVSGKANTTIKRPLPSFRSATTVDGKPKNLDASITSIIHEIGVPAHIKGYMYLREAISMVYNDIELLGSITKVLYPDIAKKYNTTASRVERAIRHAIEVAWSRGNIDSISSLFGYTVSMSKAKPTNSEFIAMVADKLRLEHKAS; this comes from the coding sequence GTGGAGAAAATTAAAGTGTGTCTTGTGGATGATAATAAGGAACTAGTATCAATGTTAGAAAGTTATGTTGCTGCCCAAGATGATATGGAAGTAATCGGGATTGCTTATAATGGTCAAGAGTGCTTAAATTTACTGAAAGAGAAACAACCAGATGTACTCGTTTTAGATATTATTATGCCTCATTTAGATGGCCTAGCGGTACTAGAGAAAATGCGACATATTGAACGGCTAAAGCAGCCAAATGTTATCATGTTAACAGCATTTGGACAAGAAGATGTAACGAAAAAAGCAGTTGATTTAGGTGCTTCTTATTTTATCTTAAAGCCATTTGATATGGAAAATTTAACGGGGCATATTCGTCAAGTTAGCGGTAAAGCGAATACTACAATTAAGCGTCCACTACCATCTTTCCGATCTGCAACAACAGTAGATGGAAAACCGAAGAATCTAGATGCGAGTATTACAAGTATTATTCACGAAATTGGTGTACCAGCTCATATTAAAGGATATATGTATTTGCGAGAGGCAATTTCTATGGTGTATAACGATATTGAACTTCTTGGTTCTATTACAAAAGTTTTATACCCAGATATTGCGAAAAAATATAATACGACAGCAAGCCGTGTGGAACGCGCAATCCGCCATGCGATTGAAGTAGCGTGGAGTCGTGGGAATATTGATTCAATCTCGTCCTTATTTGGCTATACCGTATCGATGTCAAAAGCAAAGCCTACAAATTCTGAATTCATCGCAATGGTTGCGGATAAGTTGAGACTTGAACATAAGGCGAGCTAA
- a CDS encoding glycosyltransferase family 39 protein, translating into MVIKNAAGRFYTTLVLTTFFIIFSIIAIKFFIPKTIWMVWDFPYPTEYYTPKKVFIVIVTALILFSMFFMYYKFVISKLNLMFTNVAITGYVLIILASELFITSIAFNSVVGDYAIIKEGIVSFFAGDSKFLEMGQLRFYPYNTHIVLIGGYFAKLLGSVDLSVKVLPILSITGSIILNTLTVKKVTNFKAAHISIVLAVLNVLIYWQAPVFYTHTLVVFFISATMYAYLCLKTADTKRKKIVWWGVLGIVAACTYVIRPTALAVAIAILFENIFKYRKAYSFKVLSSVMFCILLIAGFKGVTTKFNLSTDNDIEKIPYSHWVKMGLNEQTYGVWNQSDVNYISDMHSTKEMDEHNKKIIVQRLKEFGFSGYISHLNEKIEREWVSSQFSMYRIGEWFEQKNDKITNIVSNYKTTSYKVFNLYTFIIKLLILLSTLAVVILYKKLNEKEAEVLRISLASTLIIFVFLLLWETAPHYTYEAWAFMNIPAALGLHKVFTIFCDKNKSV; encoded by the coding sequence ATGGTTATTAAAAATGCAGCGGGTCGATTTTATACGACCCTGGTTTTAACGACTTTTTTTATTATCTTTTCAATTATAGCGATTAAATTCTTTATTCCGAAAACGATATGGATGGTGTGGGATTTTCCGTATCCAACAGAGTATTATACGCCTAAAAAGGTGTTTATCGTTATAGTGACGGCGTTGATTCTTTTTAGTATGTTTTTTATGTATTATAAATTTGTGATTAGTAAATTAAATTTAATGTTTACGAATGTAGCGATTACAGGGTACGTGCTTATTATATTAGCATCAGAATTATTTATTACTTCTATCGCTTTTAATTCAGTGGTAGGGGACTATGCCATAATAAAAGAAGGAATTGTTTCTTTCTTTGCCGGTGATAGTAAATTTTTAGAGATGGGCCAACTTCGTTTCTATCCATATAATACGCATATTGTATTAATTGGTGGATATTTTGCGAAGTTACTAGGGAGTGTAGATTTATCGGTAAAAGTACTACCTATTCTTTCAATTACAGGTAGTATCATATTAAATACATTAACGGTAAAAAAGGTGACAAATTTTAAAGCTGCTCATATTTCCATTGTACTAGCTGTTTTAAACGTTCTGATATATTGGCAAGCGCCTGTTTTTTATACACATACGTTAGTGGTATTCTTTATTTCAGCAACAATGTATGCATATTTATGTTTAAAAACAGCAGATACAAAAAGAAAAAAGATAGTTTGGTGGGGTGTATTAGGGATTGTTGCTGCCTGTACATATGTAATCAGACCTACAGCTTTAGCGGTAGCGATAGCAATTCTTTTTGAGAATATTTTTAAATATCGTAAGGCGTACTCATTTAAGGTGCTAAGTAGCGTTATGTTTTGTATATTGCTAATTGCCGGCTTTAAGGGAGTAACGACAAAATTCAACTTGAGTACTGATAATGATATTGAAAAGATTCCTTACTCTCATTGGGTAAAAATGGGGCTCAATGAACAAACGTATGGGGTTTGGAATCAATCAGATGTAAACTATATTTCCGATATGCACAGTACGAAGGAAATGGATGAGCATAATAAAAAAATTATAGTGCAGCGATTAAAAGAATTTGGGTTTTCTGGATACATTAGTCATTTAAATGAAAAGATTGAAAGAGAGTGGGTATCGAGTCAATTTTCGATGTATCGTATTGGAGAATGGTTTGAACAAAAAAATGATAAGATTACAAATATAGTATCGAACTATAAAACAACATCTTATAAAGTATTTAATTTATATACATTTATAATTAAGCTACTTATTTTGTTATCTACATTAGCTGTGGTCATTCTTTATAAGAAGCTAAATGAAAAAGAAGCGGAAGTGTTACGTATTTCTCTAGCGAGTACACTAATTATTTTTGTTTTCTTATTATTGTGGGAAACTGCTCCGCATTATACGTACGAGGCATGGGCATTTATGAATATTCCAGCTGCTTTAGGTTTACATAAAGTGTTTACAATATTTTGTGATAAAAATAAGAGTGTGTAA
- a CDS encoding leucine dehydrogenase, with amino-acid sequence MTLEIFEYLEKYDYEQVVFCQDKESGLKAIIAIHDTTLGPALGGTRMWTYDSEEAAIEDALRLAKGMTYKNAAAGLNLGGAKTVIIGDPRKDKSEAMFRALGRYIQGLNGRYITAEDVGTTVDDMDIIHEETDFVTGISPSFGSSGNPSPVTAYGVYRGMKAAAKEAFGTDSLEGKVIAVQGVGNVAYHLCKHLHAEGAQLIVTDINKEAVQRAVEEFGATAVEPNEIYGVECDIYAPCALGATVNDETIPQFKAKVIAGSANNQLKEERHGDIIHEMGIVYAPDYVINAGGVINVADELYGYNRERALKRVESIYDTIAKVIDISKRDGVPTYVAADRLAEERIASLKNTRSTYLRNGHDIISRR; translated from the coding sequence ATGACATTAGAAATCTTCGAATACTTAGAAAAATATGATTATGAGCAAGTAGTATTTTGTCAAGATAAAGAATCTGGATTAAAAGCAATCATTGCAATTCATGATACAACACTTGGACCAGCCCTTGGTGGAACAAGAATGTGGACATATGATTCTGAAGAAGCGGCGATTGAAGATGCATTACGTCTTGCAAAAGGGATGACATATAAAAACGCAGCAGCTGGTTTAAACTTAGGTGGTGCAAAAACAGTTATCATCGGCGACCCACGTAAAGATAAAAGTGAAGCGATGTTCCGCGCACTAGGACGTTACATTCAAGGATTAAACGGACGTTATATTACTGCAGAAGATGTTGGTACAACTGTTGATGATATGGATATTATTCATGAAGAAACTGACTTTGTAACAGGTATTTCACCTTCATTCGGTTCTTCGGGTAACCCATCACCAGTTACTGCTTATGGTGTTTACCGTGGTATGAAAGCAGCAGCAAAAGAAGCATTTGGTACAGATAGCTTAGAAGGTAAAGTAATTGCTGTTCAAGGCGTAGGTAACGTAGCATATCACTTATGCAAACATTTACACGCTGAAGGAGCACAACTAATCGTTACAGATATTAATAAAGAAGCGGTACAACGTGCGGTAGAAGAATTTGGTGCAACAGCAGTTGAACCAAATGAAATTTATGGTGTAGAATGTGACATCTATGCACCATGTGCGCTAGGTGCAACAGTAAATGACGAAACAATTCCACAATTTAAAGCAAAAGTAATCGCAGGTTCTGCAAATAACCAATTAAAAGAAGAACGTCATGGTGACATCATTCATGAAATGGGAATTGTATACGCACCAGACTATGTAATTAATGCGGGCGGCGTAATTAACGTAGCAGATGAATTATATGGATACAATAGAGAACGTGCATTAAAACGAGTAGAATCAATTTATGACACAATTGCAAAAGTAATTGACATTTCAAAACGTGATGGCGTCCCAACTTATGTTGCAGCAGATCGTCTAGCTGAAGAGCGTATTGCAAGTTTAAAAAATACTCGCAGCACGTACTTACGCAACGGTCACGACATTATTAGCCGTCGCTAA
- a CDS encoding YycC family protein: protein MKPLQISPDTAIRLSKALGVPLEQIMHMPQHILVQKLVELEKQNKDEE from the coding sequence ATGAAACCATTACAAATTTCTCCAGACACTGCAATTCGCTTATCAAAAGCTCTTGGTGTTCCACTTGAGCAAATCATGCATATGCCGCAACACATTTTAGTTCAAAAGTTAGTTGAATTGGAAAAACAAAATAAAGATGAAGAATAA